The following proteins come from a genomic window of Coffea arabica cultivar ET-39 chromosome 11c, Coffea Arabica ET-39 HiFi, whole genome shotgun sequence:
- the LOC140017037 gene encoding polygalacturonase-like, with translation MAGAFGITLLCSWLFFTCIVQAQTGPIDVTQLGAKPDGSADMSQVLADAWKQACNSTTASTILIPKGTFLLKEASLAGPCKAPVEIQIQGIIKAPEDPAQISKDNEWMTIKYVDQLTLSGGGTLDGQGAKAWTQNECRVKTECSKLPNTLSLNFVNNTVIRDLTSLNSKLFHVNLFGCNNITFQHFTITAPGDSPNTDGIHIGHSTGVVITDSNIGTGDDCISIGDGAKQVNISKVTCGPGHGISVGSLGRYDNELPVEGIFVTDCTISGTLNGVRVKSWPAAKSGSATNMHFEGIIMQNVSNPVIIDQEYCPNNQCTNTAPSSVKIAQVSFKNITGTSATPAAVTLLCSKSIPCDGVEIADIDLAYNGNQGNVSSNCANVKPALSGKLNPPICANATIPAQAA, from the exons ATGGCAGGAGCATTTGGCATCACATTGTTGTGTTCATGGCTGTTCTTTACATGCATTGTCCAGGCCCAAACTGGACCTATTGATGTCACTCAACTTGGCGCAAAACCTGATGGCAGTGCTGATATGAGCCAG GTTTTGGCGGATGCTTGGAAACAAGCATGTAATTCTACAACAGCATCTACAATTTTGATTCCAAAGGGCACATTTTTATTAAAAGAAGCGAGCCTTGCAGGTCCTTGCAAAGCACCCGTTGAGATTCAAATACAAGGCATCATCAAAGCTCCTGAAGATcctgcacaaataagcaaggaTAACGAATGGATGACAATTAAGTACGTTGACCAATTGACACTCTCCGGAGGTGGTACCTTGGATGGCCAAGGAGCCAAAGCTTGGACCCAAAATGAATGTCGTGTAAAAACCGAATGCAGCAAACTTCCAAAT ACTTTGAGCTTGAATTTCGTCAACAATACTGTTATCCGCGACCTAACTTCTTTGAACAGCAAACTGTTTCACGTGAATCTTTTCGGATGCAACAATATAACATTCCAACACTTCACAATCACAGCACCTGGGGACAGTCCCAACACTGATGGTATTCACATTGGACATTCCACTGGAGTAGTCATCACAGATTCAAACATAGGAACCGGGGACGATTGCATCTCAATTGGTGATGGTGCCAAACAAGTTAATATAAGTAAAGTGACATGTGGACCTGGCCATGGAATCAGTGTTGGAAGTCTTGGAAGGTATGACAATGAACTGCCTGTTGAGGGTATCTTTGTTACCGACTGCACCATCTCCGGTACTTTAAATGGTGTAAGAGTAAAGAGCTGGCCAGCTGCTAAAAGTGGTAGTGCCACCAATATGCACTTTGAAGGTATTATCATGCAAAATGTCAGCAATCCAGTGATCATTGATCAAGAATATTGCCCAAACAACCAATGCACAAACACT GCCCCATCAAGTGTTAAGATTGCTCAGGTCAGCTTCAAGAACATCACTGGCACTTCAGCAACACCAGCTGCTGTGACACTTCTTTGTAGTAAGAGTATCCCATGCGATGGTGTAGAGATTGCTGACATTGACTTGGCATACAATGGCAATCAAGGGAATGTGTCAAGCAATTGTGCCAATGTGAAGCCAGCTCTGAGTGGCAAGCTGAATCCTCCAATCTGCGCCAATGCCACCATTCCTGCTCAGGCTGCTTAA